A window of the Streptomyces sp. NBC_00250 genome harbors these coding sequences:
- the secY gene encoding preprotein translocase subunit SecY: MLTAFARAFKTPDLRKKLFFTLAIIVLYRLGAHIPVPGVSYEAVQQCVKQASEGNNSLFGLVNMFSGGALLQITIFALGIMPYITASIILQLLTVVIPRLEALKKEGQSGTAKITQYTRYLTVALAILQGTGLVATAKSGALFSGCRVADQVVPDPSIFTIATMVITMTAGTCIVMWLGELITDRGIGNGMSILMFISIAAGFPGALWAIKESGKLAKGWIEFGTVILIGFVMVALVVFVEQAQRRIPVQYAKRMIGRRSYGGTSTYIPLKVNQAGVIPVIFASSLLYIPALIAQFSNSTAGWKTWIEAHFVKGDHPYYIATYFLLIVFFAFFYVAISFNPEEVADNMKKYGGFIPGIRAGRPTAEYLSYVLNRITWPGSLYLGLIALVPTMALAGFGGANANFPFGGTSILIIVGVGLETVKQIESQLQQRNYEGFLR; this comes from the coding sequence GTGCTTACCGCGTTCGCCCGGGCGTTCAAGACGCCCGACCTGCGCAAGAAGCTGTTCTTCACGCTCGCCATCATCGTGCTGTACCGCCTCGGGGCCCACATCCCGGTCCCCGGCGTCAGCTACGAGGCCGTCCAGCAGTGTGTGAAGCAGGCCAGCGAGGGCAACAACAGCCTGTTCGGCCTGGTCAACATGTTCAGTGGCGGCGCGCTGCTGCAGATCACCATCTTCGCGCTCGGCATCATGCCGTACATCACGGCGAGCATCATCCTGCAGCTGCTGACCGTCGTGATCCCGCGACTCGAGGCCCTCAAGAAGGAGGGTCAGTCCGGTACCGCCAAGATCACGCAGTACACCCGGTACCTGACGGTCGCCCTCGCCATCCTTCAGGGCACCGGTCTCGTGGCCACCGCCAAGAGCGGTGCTCTCTTCAGTGGCTGCCGTGTCGCCGACCAGGTCGTCCCCGACCCGTCGATCTTCACCATCGCCACGATGGTCATCACGATGACCGCCGGCACCTGCATCGTCATGTGGCTCGGTGAGCTCATCACCGACCGCGGCATCGGCAACGGCATGTCGATCCTGATGTTCATCTCGATCGCCGCCGGCTTCCCGGGTGCCCTCTGGGCCATCAAGGAGAGCGGCAAGCTCGCCAAGGGCTGGATCGAGTTCGGCACCGTCATCCTCATCGGCTTCGTGATGGTGGCCCTCGTGGTCTTCGTCGAGCAGGCCCAGCGCCGCATCCCGGTGCAGTACGCGAAGCGCATGATCGGCCGGCGCTCCTACGGCGGTACGTCCACGTACATCCCGCTGAAGGTGAACCAGGCAGGTGTGATTCCTGTCATCTTCGCGTCGTCGCTGCTCTACATCCCGGCCTTGATCGCCCAGTTCTCGAACTCCACCGCAGGGTGGAAGACCTGGATCGAAGCCCACTTCGTCAAGGGTGACCACCCCTACTACATCGCTACGTACTTCCTCCTGATCGTGTTCTTCGCCTTCTTCTATGTGGCGATCTCGTTCAACCCCGAGGAAGTCGCGGACAACATGAAGAAGTATGGTGGCTTCATCCCGGGTATCCGGGCTGGTCGACCTACTGCCGAGTATCTGAGCTACGTGCTCAACCGGATCACTTGGCCGGGCTCGCTGTACTTGGGTCTGATCGCTCTTGTGCCGACGATGGCGTTGGCAGGCTTCGGTGGCGCCAATGCCAACTTCCCCTTCGGTGGGACGAGCATCCTCATCATCGTGGGTGTGGGGCTGGAGACCGTGAAGCAGATCGAGAGCCAGCTCCAGCAGCGCAATTACGAAGGGTTCCTCCGCTGA
- the rplO gene encoding 50S ribosomal protein L15 produces MAETNPLKAHNLRPAPGAKTAKTRVGRGEASKGKTAGRGTKGTKARYQVPQRFEGGQMPLHMRLPKLKGFKNPFRTEYQVVNLDKLTALYPQGGEVTVADLVAKGAVRKNQLVKVLGTGEITVALQVTVDAVSGSAKEKIAAAGGTVTELV; encoded by the coding sequence ATGGCGGAGACCAACCCGCTGAAGGCCCACAACCTCCGTCCCGCCCCCGGCGCCAAGACCGCGAAGACCCGTGTGGGTCGTGGTGAGGCGTCGAAGGGTAAGACGGCCGGTCGTGGTACCAAGGGCACGAAGGCCCGTTACCAGGTTCCGCAGCGCTTCGAGGGTGGGCAGATGCCCCTCCACATGCGTCTGCCGAAGCTCAAGGGCTTCAAGAACCCGTTCCGCACCGAGTACCAGGTCGTGAACCTGGACAAGCTCACCGCGCTCTACCCGCAGGGTGGCGAGGTCACGGTGGCCGATCTGGTCGCCAAGGGTGCGGTTCGCAAGAACCAGCTCGTCAAGGTGCTCGGCACCGGCGAGATCACCGTGGCGCTGCAGGTGACGGTTGACGCCGTCTCCGGCTCCGCCAAGGAGAAGATCGCCGCTGCCGGCGGCACCGTCACCGAGCTCGTCTAA
- the rpmD gene encoding 50S ribosomal protein L30 produces the protein MARLKVTQTKSYIGSKQNHRDTLRSLGLKKVNDVVVKEDRPEFRGMVHTVRHLVTVEEVD, from the coding sequence ATGGCTCGCCTCAAGGTCACGCAGACGAAGTCGTACATCGGCAGCAAGCAGAACCACCGCGACACCCTGCGCTCGCTTGGCCTCAAGAAGGTCAACGACGTGGTTGTCAAGGAGGACCGCCCCGAGTTCCGCGGCATGGTGCACACCGTCCGCCACCTCGTGACGGTCGAGGAGGTTGACTGA
- the rpsE gene encoding 30S ribosomal protein S5, with protein sequence MAGPQRRGSGAGGGERRDRKGRDGGAAAEKTAYVERVVAINRVAKVVKGGRRFSFTALVVVGDGDGTVGVGYGKAKEVPAAIAKGVEEAKKNFFKVPRIQGTIPHPIQGEKAAGVVLLKPASPGTGVIAGGPVRAVLECAGVHDILSKSLGSDNAINIVHATVAALQGLQRPEEIAARRGLPLEDVAPAALLRARAGAGA encoded by the coding sequence ATGGCTGGACCCCAGCGCCGCGGAAGCGGTGCCGGTGGCGGCGAGCGGCGGGACCGGAAGGGCCGCGACGGTGGCGCTGCCGCCGAGAAGACCGCGTACGTTGAGCGCGTTGTCGCGATCAACCGCGTCGCCAAGGTTGTCAAGGGTGGTCGCCGCTTCAGCTTCACCGCGCTGGTCGTGGTGGGCGACGGTGACGGCACCGTAGGTGTCGGTTACGGCAAGGCCAAGGAAGTTCCCGCGGCCATCGCCAAGGGTGTCGAGGAAGCCAAGAAGAACTTCTTCAAGGTTCCGCGCATCCAGGGCACCATCCCTCACCCGATCCAGGGCGAGAAGGCCGCGGGCGTCGTCCTGCTCAAGCCGGCTTCCCCCGGTACCGGTGTTATCGCCGGTGGCCCGGTGCGCGCCGTGCTCGAGTGCGCCGGCGTTCACGACATCCTGTCGAAGTCGCTCGGCTCCGACAACGCGATCAACATCGTGCACGCGACCGTGGCGGCCCTTCAGGGCCTGCAGCGTCCCGAGGAGATCGCGGCTCGCCGTGGTCTGCCCCTCGAGGACGTCGCCCCCGCGGCTCTGCTCCGTGCGCGTGCTGGGGCGGGTGCCTAA
- the rplR gene encoding 50S ribosomal protein L18 produces MAYGVKIAKGDAYKRAAKARRHIRIRKNVSGTAERPRLVVTRSNRGITAQVIDDLKGHTLASASNLDASIRGGEGDKSAQAKQVGALVAERAKAAGVEAVVFDRGGNRYAGRIAALADAAREAGLKF; encoded by the coding sequence ATGGCATACGGTGTGAAGATCGCCAAGGGCGACGCTTACAAGCGTGCCGCCAAGGCGCGCCGCCACATCCGCATCCGCAAGAACGTGTCGGGTACGGCGGAGCGTCCGCGCCTCGTCGTGACGCGTTCGAACCGTGGTATCACCGCTCAGGTCATCGACGACCTCAAGGGTCACACCCTTGCGTCGGCGTCGAACCTGGACGCGTCGATCCGCGGTGGCGAGGGTGACAAGTCCGCGCAGGCCAAGCAGGTCGGAGCTCTCGTCGCCGAGCGCGCCAAGGCCGCTGGCGTCGAGGCTGTCGTGTTCGACCGTGGTGGCAACAGGTACGCCGGGCGCATTGCCGCTCTGGCTGACGCCGCCCGCGAAGCCGGGCTGAAGTTCTAA
- the rplF gene encoding 50S ribosomal protein L6, with protein sequence MSRIGKLPIQVPAGVDVTIDGRTVTVKGSKGTLSHTVAAPIEIVKGEDGVLNVNRPNDERQNKALHGLSRTLVANMITGVTQGYVKALEISGVGYRVAAKGSNLEFQLGYSHPILVEAPEGISFKVESPTKFSVEGIDKQKVGEVAANIRKLRKPDPYKAKGVKYAGEVIRRKVGKAGK encoded by the coding sequence ATGTCGCGTATTGGCAAGCTGCCTATCCAGGTTCCCGCCGGCGTGGACGTCACCATCGATGGCCGCACGGTCACGGTGAAGGGTTCCAAGGGCACCCTGAGCCACACCGTCGCCGCTCCGATCGAGATCGTTAAGGGCGAGGATGGCGTGCTGAACGTCAACCGTCCGAACGACGAGCGTCAGAACAAGGCCCTTCACGGCCTGTCCCGCACGCTGGTGGCCAACATGATCACCGGTGTGACCCAGGGTTACGTGAAGGCGCTCGAGATCAGCGGTGTCGGTTACCGCGTGGCCGCGAAGGGCTCCAACCTGGAGTTCCAGCTCGGCTACAGCCACCCGATCCTGGTCGAGGCGCCCGAGGGCATCTCGTTCAAGGTCGAGTCGCCGACCAAGTTCTCGGTCGAGGGCATCGACAAGCAGAAGGTCGGCGAGGTCGCGGCGAACATCCGCAAGCTGCGGAAGCCCGACCCGTACAAGGCCAAGGGCGTCAAGTACGCCGGCGAGGTCATCCGCCGCAAGGTCGGAAAGGCTGGTAAGTAA